One Heterodontus francisci isolate sHetFra1 chromosome 37, sHetFra1.hap1, whole genome shotgun sequence genomic window carries:
- the LOC137351906 gene encoding tumor necrosis factor receptor superfamily member 4-like isoform X2, whose translation MDGVTFSSDVPVMTWSHLFPGYVGYYLVKRCENFQESAKCEECSEGTYSIAWNIFSSCAPCNICSTENGATYKKKCERNSNAECSCGKGEQLKPGNPHSCEPCKPGFYSDDEDNKPCKPWISCEAKGQHLIKNGSRTEDAECGISISTIKTTTVEGRSPNPATTSSATVLSTSVRTPSVTTVDKPGRATGTTFYIGCIIVAVAIFLIVLIKRGKLHFGMANRDFNRCFWIKQDVKDPVQEESEDITSVQVKN comes from the exons ATGGATGGAGTCACTTTTTCTAGTGATGTGCCTGTAATGACTTGGAGTCATCTTTTCCCGGGTTATGTAG gaTACTATTTGGTGAAACGGTGTGAAAATTTCCAAGAGTCTGCAAAATGTGAAGAATGCTCTGAGGGAACGTATTCCATAGCGTGGAACATATTCAGTTCCTGTGCTCCATGCAATATCTGTTCCACAG AAAATGGTGCCACTTATAAAAAGAAATGTGAGCGCAATTCTAATGCTGAGTGCTCGTGCGGTAAAGGTGAACAATTGAAACCAG gAAACCCCCACAGCTGTGAGCCGTGTAAACCAGGATTTTATTCAGATGATGAAGACAATAAACCATGCAAACCTTGGATAAG TTGTGAAGCAAAAGGACAACATTTAATTAAAAATGGATCACGTACAGAGGATGCAGAATGTGGCATATCCATCTCTACTATAAAGACCACCACAGTTGAAGGAAGGTCTCCTAACCCTGCGACTACGTCCAGTGCAACAGTGCTCAGTACCTCAGTGAGAACGCCTTCAGTAACAACAGTAGACAAACCAG GCAGGGCAACAGGAACCACATTTTATATTGGATGCATTATTGTGGCAGTTGCGATTTTTCTCATTGTCTTGATTAAGAGAGGAAAATTACACTTTGGAATGGCAAACCGAG ATTTCAATCGGTGTTTCTGGATCAAACAAGACGTAAAGGATCCTGTGCAGGAAGAATCCGAGGATATCACATCAGTGCAAGTAAAAAACTGA